The genomic interval TTCACATTTACCGATGCACCCGGTATGCCCGAATTTTGGGCAACATAAACACCTGTTGCCCTGCTCTCCATTGCCATTAGAATATCCCCAACCGGTTGGGCGGATATTTCATTACCATTTATAAGGGATACAGCTCCGGTGTTGAACAGCTTGAAAACCGAATAATATCCACGCGGTAGCGTAACCTTTTGCTCTTTTAATACCTCCAGTTTAGGTATCAACGTAATGTTAAACAGCGTTCGTTTTTCATACCCCATCTCCACTGTCTCAAATCCAAGATGGCTGACAATCATTGTGCCTTTCGGCGGTACACCCTCCAGCACAAAATTCCCATTGCCGTCAGTTTTTGTGGCTCGTCCTGGAATTTCCTTTAATTGTACTGTTGCCCCTATCAGCCTTTCGTCTGAACCACCCCGCACAGTTCCCGAAATGTTCACGGTAGCCTGAGTGCCTGTCCGCTGGCCGGAAAGGCCACCAGAACGAAGTCCTTTATATTTAAGGATAATGTCGGTGCCGTAGAGTTTCCAGTTGAAAGGCTGTCCCTCCATCACTTTTGCCAATATCTTCTCGATATCTTCGTTCACAAAATGCCCCGAGATCAGTCGGGTCGCGATGGTTAATGTTGTGTCGGGATAATAATCATATCCCCAGGGATCCAATGCGTTCATGACTTCTGCTAAAGGGGCATTATTAAACGTCAGGTTTATTTTCTGGGCATCGGCATAGAAAAATAACCATGAGGTAAGGATGAGAGTAATGAATACAGTTTTTCTCATATTAAAATTAATTTTTAATGATTGGTTCGCTAATCTAGTTTTCATCCACATGGAATCCTTTACGATGGTTATTTGCATGCTATCATTGAAAAGCCCTCAGTCCGAACAAGGGTCGGTCATGAGGGCTTTCGGCATGTTAGGTTGAGGGAACTATTTTTTCAGGACAATCTTTCGTCCATCTAATTCGAGTTTTATGTTATTGGCCCTGTATATGTTTTCCAATACATCTGCCAGTGGTTTTGATTTTCTAAAGGAGGCAGTAATCCTTTTGTTAAATTTGATATTTGTGGTATCTACCTCCACATCAAACCATCTGCCCAGCTTAATCAACACTTGCGACAGAGGTTCCTGGTCCAGCACAAAGCGGTCGTCACTCCACGATGTTAATTTAGCGGCATCAACCTTTGATGTGGTTATTGCTTTACCATAAACATATACTGCCTGCTGATTGGCAACCAGTACTTGTTCCTGCGGTCTTGCTGTATCCAGGGTTTTCAGCTTTACCTTCCCCGTAACTACGGTGGTAACCACCGGCTCACCACTATAGCTGCTTACACTAAATGAGGTACCCAATACATTTAGGGTTTGTTTGGTAGTGACTACCTTAAAGGGGTGCTGATGGTCTTTCGCTACATCAAAAAAGGCTTCTCCCTGTAAGTAAACGATACGATCAGCTCCATTGAGCAAGGGAGCAAATTTTAACCGACTGGAGGCGCTAACAGTAACAGTGGTTCCATCTGGTAATTTGAGTTTATACTGGCCACCTCTGGGAACGTCGAATTCACTGAACGCCTCTATCTGATAGCTGCCACTCTTGCTACTGGTATATGTAACAACTCCATCGTGTGAGTTAGAGATTGAAAGTCCGTCTTTTTGATACACTACACCCGTCACTAAAGGGTTGAGAGGAATAATGTTACTCTCACCCAGTTTTATGGTAGCCTGAGGCTTTGCCGCCAGCAGATCTGTATGTGCTATCGCTTCAGGTGCTGGTAACA from Chitinophaga filiformis carries:
- a CDS encoding FecR family protein encodes the protein MSKMDIKQLMDNYLDETATPEERAEAHRFGDFLARQADLEGTLRELKAKYQHELNMAPEQVRYRRRRQSVAATIAALLIAGSVFYFNGRRQAMLPAPEAIAHTDLLAAKPQATIKLGESNIIPLNPLVTGVVYQKDGLSISNSHDGVVTYTSSKSGSYQIEAFSEFDVPRGGQYKLKLPDGTTVTVSASSRLKFAPLLNGADRIVYLQGEAFFDVAKDHQHPFKVVTTKQTLNVLGTSFSVSSYSGEPVVTTVVTGKVKLKTLDTARPQEQVLVANQQAVYVYGKAITTSKVDAAKLTSWSDDRFVLDQEPLSQVLIKLGRWFDVEVDTTNIKFNKRITASFRKSKPLADVLENIYRANNIKLELDGRKIVLKK